GGGAAGATTTCCGCAAGGAACTGGAGCGGCCTCTATACCGTGATATGGCGGTGCGTGGCGCTGGTGGCCGAGACGAACGATTGGTGGTTCTGCTCAAGGTCTGTCTAGGCGATACCATTCACGAGGAGCAATTCAGCCTGCGCAATCGTGAAGACATGATCTATCCGCTATTGCTTGGGCGACGCACCATCGGTGAGCTGGGGCTATTGGATGTCAATGGAACCTTCCTCACTCAACCGAGCTGCACCGCTGATTCTCCGGTGATCGAGCACGAGAGCGAAGGTGAGTACGGCACCAATCGTTCCGATGGTGAGGATGACGAGGACGAGGACGACACTGACGGCTAGTGCGGTGCCATCCACGAAGGTATCCATGAAGGTTCCATCAGGGCCTGGCGATAGCAGTGTCGTCAGGCCCTTGTTGTTTGTGCTGCGCCTGGCTGTGGGTGGATTGAGCGCGGATGCGTCAGAACAGGCGTGACAGCAGGGCGGTGACGGCTGTTTCCACACGCAGAATGCGCGGCCCCAGGTGTATCCCTTCGCAACCGGCGTCAAGCATGCGTTCAACTTCCCAGTCGATGAAGCCACCTTCCGGGCCGATCAGCAGCACGCTATCGCTGTTGATGCCGCGGGGACACTCGGTCGGCATGCCAGGGTGCGCCAACAGACCACGGCGTTGCTGCAGTAACTCCGGCAGACGGTCCTCGACAAAAGGACGAAAGCCTCGGGCGGTGTCGACGATGGGCATTACGGTATCGCGCGCCTGCTCCAGACCGAGAACCAGGTGTTGATGGATCTTCGCTGGGTCGAGTTCAGGTGATTGCCAGTAGCTCTTCTCCACGCGCTTGCTGTGCAGCAGTGTTAGACGTTTGACTCCCAGCGATGTGGCATGCTCCAGGCTTCTGGCCAGCATCCTTGGACGCGGCAGGGCGAGGATCAAGTGGACCGGTAGCGGTGCAGGAGGTGGTTGGTCGAGTGCCGAGATATCGAAGCAGGCTTCATGCTCGCTCAGCGACAGCAGTTTTCCTTTGCCCAGACAGCCATTCTCGATGCCCAGGGTCATGGTGTCTCCGACCCTGGCGCGATGAACCTGGCGCAGATGTATCAGACGACGCGGGTCTGTAACCCTTGCCAGGCCGGCTTCGGCGGTGTCTTCGGAGGCGAGCATTATCAGATTCATGTGTCCTCGTATGCGGGATTGTCTTGCAAGGGGCGTGTCGCGGTGCAAAATGGATACAAGCGGGAGCTTTTGGCTTCTCTCATAATTCAAGGAGCAGCACTGTGCGCGTAATTCGCAAGTATGCCAACCGTCGGCTCTATGATACCGAACAGAGCCGTTATGTGACGCTCGAGGATCTGCGCAGCCTGATTCTCGAGGAAGTGCCCTTTCGCGTCGAGGATGCCAAGAGCGGAGAGGATCTGACGCGCACGATTCTGTTGTCGATCATCATCGAGCAGGAACAGGCGGACGGAGAGGCGGAGGTCTTTTCCAATGACCTGCTTGAGCAACTGATCCGTGTCTATGCCATGTCACAGCCACTGCCACTCGCACGCTATCTGGAACAGGGTACACGCCTGATGCTCGAGCAGCAGAAACGGATGCAGGATCAGTGGCAGCAGGCCATGCGCCACTCGCCCATGGACTTGATGCGTGAACTGGCGGAGGAGAATATGCGCTTCTGGCAGAACACCATCATGCATGCGGGGCAGAACAAGGATGACGACGATAAGTCATCCTGAGGCCAGGCTGCGGCGTAGGGAGGCTTTTTCTGCCATAATGCCGCCTCATTTGTCACTCGAAAGGTAGTTGAGCGGATGAAGGTCCTGATCATCGGCGGCGGAGGCCGCGAACACGCCCTGGCCTGGAAGGTTGCCCAGTCGACTCGTGTCAACGAGGTATTCGTTGCCCCCGGCAATGCTGGAACGGCGCTCGAGCCTGCCTTGACCAACATCGACATCGCGGTGTCTGACCTGGATGCGCTGGTCGAGTTCGCGCGCAGCAATTCTATTGATCTGACCATCGTCGGGCCAGAGGCGCCGCTGGTCGAAGGGGTTGTTGATCGCTTCAATGAAGCCGGCTTGAATATCTTTGGCCCCAGTCAGGCGGCTGCTCAACTGGAAGGCTCCAAGGCCTTCACCAAGGATTTCCTGGCGCGTCATGCCATCCCCACCGCCGAGTACGGTACTTTTACCGCGGTTGAGCCGGCGCTGGCCTGGTTGGCCGAAAAGGGCGCGCCGATAGTAATAAAGGCCGATGGTCTAGCCGCCGGGAAAGGTGTGATTGTAGCCATGACCGAGGCGGAGGCCGAGGCGGCAATTCGCGATATGCTGGAAGCCAATGCCTTTGGCGACGCTGGCGCGCGAGTGGTGATCGAGGAATACCTCGAAGGTGAAGAAGCCAGTTTTATCGTGATGGTCGATGGCGAGACGGTGTTGCCGATGGCGACCAGTCAGGACCACAAGCGTGTTGGTGAAGGAGATACCGGCCCCAACACCGGAGGCATGGGAGCATACTCGCCGGCACCGGTGGTGACCGATGATGTTCATCGCCGCATCATGGATGAAGTCATCATGCCCACCGTGCGTGGCATGGCGGCGGAAGGCAATTCCTATACCGGCTTCCTGTATGCAGGCTTGATGATTGAAGCTGACGGTCGGCCGCGAGTTATCGAATACAACTGCCGCTTTGGTGATCCGGAAACCCAGCCGATCATGATGCGCCTGGAAAGTGACCTCGCCGAGCTGTGTCTGGCTGCTGCGCAAGGTTGCCTGGAGGGACACGACTGCCAGTGGAACCCGAAGCCGGCGATTGGCGTGGTCATGGCCGCTCAGGGGTACCCCGGCAGCTACCCGAAGGGCGATGCCATCCAGGGCATCGAGGCTGCCAATGCGTTGGGGTGCAAGGTGTTCCATGCGGGTACACAGCAGCAGGGCGATGAGCTGGTAACTGCGGGTGGACGCGTGCTTTGCGTGACAGCCCTGGGGGACGACCTGGCTCAGGCGCGCCAGAGAGCCTACAAGGGCGTGGAGTCGGTAACCTTTGCTGGCGCCTATTGGCGCAATGATATTGCCCATCGAGCCATGGCGCGCGAATCCTCCTGACGTCCGGCTTCGGTAGCGGGGCCCATCAGGGCTCCGCTCCACCATTCCCTATCCGGCGCCCCTGACCCAGATAACATCAACCTGAGAGGCAAGGTATTCAGGTTGACTGGCGGTTGTCCTGCGCTGCACCTCAGGACGAGTCGCCTGACAACAATGAATCAAGGAGCGAGCATGGAGCGCGTGAGACTCGAGTTTCCCGAGGATGCCATTGTGCATCAGCACCCTCTTTCGGTGCGCATCACCGATATGAACTATGGACACCACCTGGGGCACGATGCAGTCATTTCATTGATGCATGAAGCGCGTGCCTGCGCCCTGGCCCACTGCGGCATGAGTGAAGGTGACATGGGAGGTTATCCTTGTATCGCAGCCGACCTTGCTGTCCAGTACCAGGCGGAGGCGCACTGGCCTGACCCGCTTGTGGTAGATACCGCGATTCCGGAGCCCGGAAGCAGGGTTATCACTGTATTTCATCGTATTCGCCGTGAGCGCGACAGCCGTGTTGTCGCCACGGCACGAGTCAACCTGATGTTGGTGGACCCTGCCGCTGGTCGGCCAGTGATGGTGCCGGAGGCGGTCTTTTCCGCACTTCGGGGGAGGCGCTGATGTCACGCGAATATCCGATCATTTCGGTAACCGGCTCCTCCGGGGCGGGAACCACGACGGTCAAACGGACCTTCGAGCGTATGTTTGCGCGCGAGGATGTTCATGCCGCTTTTGTCGACGGTGATGCCTTTCACCGCTATACCCGTCAGGAGTTGGCGCGGATCTTCAACGAAGAACCCGAACGCAAGGATGAGCTGTCACACTTTGCTGTTGAGGCCAACCTGCTCGATCGTCTCGGTGACCTGTTTCAGGAGTATGGTGAAAGTGGCACCGGAACCTTCCGTCACTATATCCATGCTGAAGACAAGAAGATGATCGAGGCTGGCCAACAGGTCGGCACTTTCACTGAGTGGCAGCCGTTGCCCACCGGGACCGATCTGTTGTTCTACGAAGGCTTGCATGGCGGGTTGGTGACCAGCGATGTGGATATCGCGCGGCACGTTGACCTGTTGGTCGGGGTGGCTCCGACCATGAACCTCGAGTGGATCCAGAAGATCGACCGCGATATGCACGCACGTGGCTATACGCAGGAAGCAGTGTTGGATACCATCCTCGGGCGCATGGACGACTATGTGCGTTATATCCTGCCGCAGTTCTCGCGTACCCACATCAACTTCCAGCGTGTTCCGACCGTCGATACCTCGAACCCTTTCGAAGTTCAGGATATCCCGACCGATGCCGAGTCCTTTGTGGTGATTCGCTTCCGTGATCCGGCGACCGTGGATTTCCCCTATCTGTTGTCGATGATCCATGATGCCTTCATGAGCCGGCCGCATACTCTGGTGGTCCCCGGCGCTCGCCTGTCATTGGCGATGGAGTTGATCCTCGGGCCGTTGGTCAGGCATCTGCTGGCTCAGAGAAGATTCCGTTAGGCTTGGGCTGCGACCCTGCTCGGCCGTGCAGCGGTTTGAGTAGACACCTTGCTTCTCGCTCGGCGGTGGGGTGTCATGCTGTTGGACGAATGCCGCTGTCACTATTGTGTTACTGGACTATTGCGTTACTAGACTATGGAGCCTGCCATGGATTGCCTGTTCTGCAAGATCATCAACCGCGAGATACCTGCCGATATCGTCTACGAGGATGAGCAGGTACTGGCCTTCAATGATATCGACCCGAAGGCGCCGACGCATATGCTGGTGATCCCGAAGAAGCATATCCCGACACTGAATGACATTGCCGAGGAGGACCTGGCATTGGTCGGTCGACTGCCGTATGTTGCCGCCAATCTGGCTCGCGACAAGGGCTTCGCCGAAGATGGCTTTCGAGTGGTGATGAATTGCAATGAAGATGGTGGCCAGACCGTCTATCATATCCATATGCATGTGATGGGCGGTCGTCGCTTCACTTGGCCGGCTGGCTAGTCGGCGCTCAGCGGACCTCGGTCCGAGCCCTTCAAGCGTTCGACGCATCCATGCATTCCGGCGCCGCCTGTAGCCCTCAGGCGGCGCTTTCGCGAGCACACGTCGGACGTTTCCTGGCGGTGTCCTCTCGGGCTAGAATGGTGTGGTCATCGAAAAGGAGCGCACCATGTCTCGCACCCTCAGCCGAGCCGATCAACTGATCCACCAGTTTGATAATGTTCTGCGTACGCTTGTACCAGGCGCGGCCACCGCGTCACGGCCATCTCCGGCCAGTTCGGATATCGTGGATGCCGAGATGAGTGTGGAAGAGCGTGAGTATGCGGCGGGATTGATGCGCATCAATCATACCGGGGAAGTCTGTGCCCAGGCGCTCTATCAGGGCCAGGGCCTGACCGCCAGGTTGCCGGATGTGCGGGAGCAGATGGAAGAAGCTGCCCAGGAAGAGATAGACCACCTGGCCTGGTGTGATGCACGTCTCACCGAGCTCGATGCACGCACCAGTCTGCTCAATCCACTCTTCTATACGGCCTCCTTTGGCATGGGGGCGCTGGCTGGGGCAATAGGAGATCGTATCAGTCTGGGTTTTGTGGCGGCCACTGAAGAGCAGGTCGGCAGACATCTGGACGAGCATCTCGAGACTCTGCCAGCGGGTGACCAGCGCTCACGCGCGGTATTGCGGCAGATGGCCATCGATGAAGCCCATCATGCTCAACAGGCACTGGAGGCCGGCGGTGCCCGCTTCCCGGGACCGGTCAAGGCGGGCATGACGCTGATGTCGAAGGTAATGACCAGCAGCGTCTATCGTATCTAGGTCCTGTACGAAAAGTGCCTGCGCTTGTTCATGCTGTGTTGGAATCAATCTCAAAATGCTCATTTACACCCTGTAAACTCCGCTTTTTCGACCGATTCCGCCTTGCCTGATCATCGCTCGCCGATTTTTCGAACAGAACCAGGTATTGGCCACGGGCGGTGAGCTGCCCGTGGCTGATCTCGTGTCAGCTTTCGACGATGGTGAAGGAGTGGGTCACGTCGACACCGCCCTTGGCCAGCATGATCGAGGCGCTGCAGTATTTGTCGGCGGATAGCTCAACGGCGCGCTGTACCTGCTTTTCCTTGAGGCCCTTGCCGGTCACCGTGAAATGCACGTGAATCTTCGTGAATACGCTTGGCACGGCGTCGGCACGTTCGGCTTCTATACTGGCCACGCAGTCTTCCACCGGGGCGCGGGATTTCTCGAGAATATCCAGCACATCGAAGGACGTGCAGGCACCCAATCCCATCAGCAGCATCTCCATCGGGCGCGGACCGGTGTTACGGCCACCGTGATCCGGCGGTCCATCAATCACCACACTGTGCCCGCTACCGGTTTCAGCGACGAACTGGCGACCGTCGGTCCATTTGACACTGGCTTTCATGAGAGTCGTTTCCTTATTGCTTTCAGGAGAGGGCAGACGTTATCGCCCGGCTCGAAATCGGCCTGTTGTCGGCCTGTGGTGATGCAGCATATCAGTTACGTCATTCCTGCTCAGCCGTGGCGCAACTGCTGGTCAAGCTCATGCAGCCGCTCGGGGGTGCCGACATCGACCCACTGTCCGCGATGGTGCTGCCCTGAAACCCTTTGCGCTGCCATTG
This Halomonas huangheensis DNA region includes the following protein-coding sequences:
- a CDS encoding ATP-dependent zinc protease; translated protein: MIVSRVSLVRAFRLAPLAFALLPLAGVVPAVAADDQSDPEVFGWVEKATLEPWDIEIKAKLDSGALTSSLDARDIERFEKDGEPWVRFALELKDEATGEDFRKELERPLYRDMAVRGAGGRDERLVVLLKVCLGDTIHEEQFSLRNREDMIYPLLLGRRTIGELGLLDVNGTFLTQPSCTADSPVIEHESEGEYGTNRSDGEDDEDEDDTDG
- a CDS encoding 16S rRNA (uracil(1498)-N(3))-methyltransferase → MNLIMLASEDTAEAGLARVTDPRRLIHLRQVHRARVGDTMTLGIENGCLGKGKLLSLSEHEACFDISALDQPPPAPLPVHLILALPRPRMLARSLEHATSLGVKRLTLLHSKRVEKSYWQSPELDPAKIHQHLVLGLEQARDTVMPIVDTARGFRPFVEDRLPELLQQRRGLLAHPGMPTECPRGINSDSVLLIGPEGGFIDWEVERMLDAGCEGIHLGPRILRVETAVTALLSRLF
- the phaR gene encoding polyhydroxyalkanoate synthesis repressor PhaR, which produces MRVIRKYANRRLYDTEQSRYVTLEDLRSLILEEVPFRVEDAKSGEDLTRTILLSIIIEQEQADGEAEVFSNDLLEQLIRVYAMSQPLPLARYLEQGTRLMLEQQKRMQDQWQQAMRHSPMDLMRELAEENMRFWQNTIMHAGQNKDDDDKSS
- the purD gene encoding phosphoribosylamine--glycine ligase, with translation MKVLIIGGGGREHALAWKVAQSTRVNEVFVAPGNAGTALEPALTNIDIAVSDLDALVEFARSNSIDLTIVGPEAPLVEGVVDRFNEAGLNIFGPSQAAAQLEGSKAFTKDFLARHAIPTAEYGTFTAVEPALAWLAEKGAPIVIKADGLAAGKGVIVAMTEAEAEAAIRDMLEANAFGDAGARVVIEEYLEGEEASFIVMVDGETVLPMATSQDHKRVGEGDTGPNTGGMGAYSPAPVVTDDVHRRIMDEVIMPTVRGMAAEGNSYTGFLYAGLMIEADGRPRVIEYNCRFGDPETQPIMMRLESDLAELCLAAAQGCLEGHDCQWNPKPAIGVVMAAQGYPGSYPKGDAIQGIEAANALGCKVFHAGTQQQGDELVTAGGRVLCVTALGDDLAQARQRAYKGVESVTFAGAYWRNDIAHRAMARESS
- a CDS encoding acyl-CoA thioesterase yields the protein MERVRLEFPEDAIVHQHPLSVRITDMNYGHHLGHDAVISLMHEARACALAHCGMSEGDMGGYPCIAADLAVQYQAEAHWPDPLVVDTAIPEPGSRVITVFHRIRRERDSRVVATARVNLMLVDPAAGRPVMVPEAVFSALRGRR
- a CDS encoding phosphoribulokinase, which encodes MSREYPIISVTGSSGAGTTTVKRTFERMFAREDVHAAFVDGDAFHRYTRQELARIFNEEPERKDELSHFAVEANLLDRLGDLFQEYGESGTGTFRHYIHAEDKKMIEAGQQVGTFTEWQPLPTGTDLLFYEGLHGGLVTSDVDIARHVDLLVGVAPTMNLEWIQKIDRDMHARGYTQEAVLDTILGRMDDYVRYILPQFSRTHINFQRVPTVDTSNPFEVQDIPTDAESFVVIRFRDPATVDFPYLLSMIHDAFMSRPHTLVVPGARLSLAMELILGPLVRHLLAQRRFR
- a CDS encoding histidine triad nucleotide-binding protein, whose amino-acid sequence is MDCLFCKIINREIPADIVYEDEQVLAFNDIDPKAPTHMLVIPKKHIPTLNDIAEEDLALVGRLPYVAANLARDKGFAEDGFRVVMNCNEDGGQTVYHIHMHVMGGRRFTWPAG
- the coq7 gene encoding 2-polyprenyl-3-methyl-6-methoxy-1,4-benzoquinone monooxygenase, whose amino-acid sequence is MSRTLSRADQLIHQFDNVLRTLVPGAATASRPSPASSDIVDAEMSVEEREYAAGLMRINHTGEVCAQALYQGQGLTARLPDVREQMEEAAQEEIDHLAWCDARLTELDARTSLLNPLFYTASFGMGALAGAIGDRISLGFVAATEEQVGRHLDEHLETLPAGDQRSRAVLRQMAIDEAHHAQQALEAGGARFPGPVKAGMTLMSKVMTSSVYRI
- a CDS encoding OsmC family protein — translated: MKASVKWTDGRQFVAETGSGHSVVIDGPPDHGGRNTGPRPMEMLLMGLGACTSFDVLDILEKSRAPVEDCVASIEAERADAVPSVFTKIHVHFTVTGKGLKEKQVQRAVELSADKYCSASIMLAKGGVDVTHSFTIVES